The genomic stretch GTGATTGATAATGACAAAGAGAAATTTTGATGAGTGGCTTGGTACGTTTACGGAGAGCATTGCAGACTATGCGTATTACATTGATTTTGCAAAAGTTTATACAAATGTTGAGGCGATTAAAATTGAGCTGAACATATTAAACAGTCTTGTCGGTGTCAAAGACATTGAGCAGAAGTTTGAAGCGCTTGCAGCTAAATATCCGGAGACCTTGAAATGTATTCCAATCCTTCTTGCAAAAAGAGAAACAGAAATTTCTGCAATGGATGCTGACGGCGCGTATAAATTTAGTTTTACGCAAATGAATTACAGCATTGAAGAATACAAAATGTTTATGCGTAAAACCGGACTTTTTAATCTGCTTGCAAACCATATCATAAACAATCTTGTTGATTATGTCACCGGCGTTGAAACAGGGCTGGATTCCAACGGAAGAAAAAATCGCGGTGGGCATCTTATGGAAAACCTTGTGGAGCGATTTATTAT from Candidatus Equadaptatus faecalis encodes the following:
- a CDS encoding type II restriction endonuclease, whose protein sequence is MTKRNFDEWLGTFTESIADYAYYIDFAKVYTNVEAIKIELNILNSLVGVKDIEQKFEALAAKYPETLKCIPILLAKRETEISAMDADGAYKFSFTQMNYSIEEYKMFMRKTGLFNLLANHIINNLVDYVTGVETGLDSNGRKNRGGHLMENLVERFIIKAGFEKDKNYFKEMYISEIQDKWHVDLSTVSNEGKNEKRFDYVVKTSSNIYLIETNFYTSGGSKLNETARSYKTLTTEIAPLKNIHFVWITDGLGWKSAKGNLRETFDVLDTLYNINDLKNGIISAVFK